The following are encoded together in the Cicer arietinum cultivar CDC Frontier isolate Library 1 chromosome 2, Cicar.CDCFrontier_v2.0, whole genome shotgun sequence genome:
- the LOC101494021 gene encoding nucleobase-ascorbate transporter 1-like codes for MGKFVAVFASIPFPIFAALYCILFGLVASVEISFLQFTNLNSMRNLIIIGLTLFLGISVRQLFNQCSSPPRLGLVHTNTGWFNAFLNTIFSSPTTVGLILPMLLDNTLEVARSKKDREMSWWVKFRKFRVDNRNE; via the exons atgg GAAAGTTTGTAGCTGTGTTTGCATCTATACCTTTCCCAATATTTGCTGCACTATACTGCATTCTCTTTGGCCTTGTTG CTTCGGTTGAAATATCATTTCTCCAGTTTACAAACTTGAACTCTATGAGAAATCTTATTATCATTGGGCTTACATTGTTCCTTGGAATATCTGTTCGTCAACTTTTCAATCAGTGCTCGTCTCCTCCGCGACTTGGACTTGTTCATACTAACACCGGATGG TTCAATGCATTCTTAAATACCATATTCTCATCACCAACAACAGTTGGTTTGATACTACCAATGTTACTTGACAACACTCTTGAGGTAGCAAGGTCAAAGAAAGATAGAGAGATGTCGTGGTGGGTGAAGTTTAGAAAATTTAGAGTAGATAATagaaatgaataa
- the LOC101489804 gene encoding endoglucanase 11-like, with amino-acid sequence MEEKKQQLHKKHQFGASKISLLVQHCCLFLFFFNIFTTTTTTQAFDYGDALSKSVLYFEAQRSGRLPYNQRVTWRDHSALIDGLEQGVDLVGGYYDAGDHVKFGLPMAFTVTMLSWSVIEYWEEIESAGELEHTMEAIKWGSDYFIKAHTSPNVLWAEVGDGDTDHYCWQRAEDMTTSRRAFKIDEKNPGSDLAGETAAALAAASIVFRKINPHYSTLLLHHAQQLFEFADKYRGKYDASVGAVKSYYASVSGYMDELLWAATWLYKATDKEEYLEYVISNANIFGGTGWSISEFSWDVKYAGLQILVSQFLSQAKHKKHIDILEQYRSKAEYYICSCLNKNINGSNVERTPAGLLYIRQWNNMQYVSTASFLLTIYSDFLKNTNQKLTCHEGIVDHEEILSFAKSQVDYILGSNPMNMSYLVGFGPSYPKRVHHRGASIMSYKENKGFIGCTQGYDNWYSSEDPNPNVLIGALVGGPDWEDNFEDRRSNFMQTEACTYNTAPLVGLFAKFLHIENNKMVHDCDSLLVASFK; translated from the exons ATGGAGGAAAAGAAACAACAATTACATAAGAAGCACCAATTTGGAGCTTCCAAAATCTCATTACTTGTACAACATTGTtgtcttttccttttcttcttcaacatctttactactactactactacacAAGCTTTTGATTATGGTGATGCACTTTCAAAGAGTGTCCTTTATTTTGAAGCACAACGTTCAGGGAGGTTACCTTACAACCAACGTGTCACATGGCGTGACCATTCTGCCCTCATTGATGGTCTAGAACAAGGG GTGGATTTGGTTGGAGGGTATTATGATGCAGGGGATCATGTGAAATTTGGTTTACCAATGGCATTTACTGTGACAATGCTTTCATGGAGTGTTATAGAATATTGGGAAGAAATTGAAAGTGCTGGTGAATTAGAACACACAATGGAAGCAATTAAATGGGGAAGTGATTATTTCATCAAAGCTCACACTAGTCCAAATGTGTTGTGGGCAGAG gtgGGAGATGGTGACACTGATCACTATTGTTGGCAAAGAGCAGAGGACATGACAACATCAAGGAGAGCATTCAAGATTGATGAGAAGAATCCTGGTTCAGATCTAGCTGGAGAGACTGCAGCAGCTTTGGCAGCTGCTTCCATTGTGTTTAGGAAAATAAATCCACATTACTCTACCTTACTTTTACACCATGCTCAACAG TTGTTTGAGTTTGCTGATAAATATAGAGGAAAATATGATGCAAGTGTTGGAGCAGTGAAAAGTTACTATGCGTCGGTGAGTGGATACATGGATGAGTTGTTGTGGGCTGCCACGTGGCTATACAAAGCCACCGACAAAGAAGAGTACTTAGAGTATGTCATTTCCAATGCTAATATCTTTGGTGGCACTGGTTGGTCCATTTCAGAATTCAGTTGGGACGTTAAGTATGCTGGTCTACAAATCTTAGTTTCTCAG TTTTTAAGCCAAGCAAAACACAAGAAGCATATTGATATACTTGAACAATATAGATCAAAAGCAGAGTACTATATATGCTCATGTCTCAACAAAAACATCAATGGAAGCAATGTGGAACGAACTCCAGCTGGATTACTATACATAAGACAATGGAACAACATGCAATATGTTTCAACAGCATCATTTTTACTCACAATATATTCTGATTTTctcaaaaacacaaatcaaaaGCTCACATGCCATGAGGGAATTGTGGATCATGAAGAAATTCTAAGTTTTGCTAAATCACAAGTTGATTACATTTTGGGCTCTAACCCAATGAACATGAGCTACTTAGTGGGCTTTGGGCCTAGTTACCCTAAAAGGGTCCATCATAGAGGAGCATCCATTATGTCATATAAAGAGAATAAAGGGTTTATTGGGTGTACTCAAGGGTATGATAATTGGTATAGTAGTGAGGATCCTAATCCTAATGTTTTGATTGGGGCTTTGGTTGGTGGGCCCGATTGGGAAGACAATTTTGAAGATAGAAGGAGCAATTTTATGCAAACTGAGGCATGCACTTACAATACTGCCCCTTTAGTAGGTCTTTTTGCAAAGTTCTTGCATATAGAGAACAATAAGATGGTACATGATTGTGATTCACTTTTGGTTGCttcctttaaataa